The window ACCACCCCCTACACCGACGGAGCTCACCATGCCCGTGAAGACCCTGACGAAGATCGCCGCCGTCGCCGCGACGGCCGTGTGCGCCGTGTCCTTCTCCGCCACCGCCCACGCGGAGGACGACTACCGGCCCTTGGAGAACCGGTCCACCGGCAAGTGTCTGGCGGTGCCCAACTCCAGCCAGACGGCCGGTACGGGCCTGATCCAGTGGGAGTGCAACAACTTCTCCGAGCAGGACTGGACGCTGACAGGCGTCGCCGGGGGCGACGGCAACCGGTACATCATCAGAAACCTCAACAGCAAGCTGTGCATCGCCATCCCCAACTCCAGCACGACGCTGGGCACCCAGGCCGTTCAGTGGGGCTGCGACTCCCGCAAGACCGAGCAGGTCTTCATCAAGGACAGCTGGGGCCGGCTGCGCAATCTCAACAGCGACCTGTGCCTGGCGGTCCCGAACTCCAGCACGGCCAACGGCACCGAGATCATCCAGTGGACCTGCACCGAGAACTTCAACCAGCGGTGGGTCTACTGACATCCGCCCGTTGAAGTGACGAAGGAATCTTCTCTGTCATGAACCTGCACAGAAAGGCGGCCGCCGTCCTGGCGGCCGCCGCCCTTATCTGCGCGCCCGTCCTGACGGGATCGTCGCTGACCGGCTCGGTGCCGGCCGCCGCGGCCGCCGAAGCCGTCGTCAACGCCCGCCTGTTCAACCAGGGCACCGGCTTCTGCCTGGCCAACCCCGCGTCCAACCCGGACAACGGCACCGTGATGGTCCAGTGGACGTGCAGCTACAGCGAAAGCAACTACTGGTCGCTCCAGCCGATGACGGGCGGCGGCTACCACGTCGTCAACAAGGCCAGCGGCAAGTGCCTGGCCATCCCGGGCGGCGACCCCACCCCCGGCGTCAAGGCCATCCAGTGGGGCTGCGGCACCGAGCAGGGCGATGAGCAGGTCTGGCTCCACGACGGCGACGAGCGCCTGAAGAACGCCAAGACCGGCCTCTGCCTCGCCATCCCCAACACCAGCCCGACCGTCGGCATCCAGGCCGTCCAGTGGGGCTGCGGCACGAACAAGGACCAGCAATGGCTGTGGTAACCCGCAAGCGGGCCGTGCCCGCGCTTCTGACCGCGCTGGTCCTGGCCGTCGTGGCCGGCCTCCTGCTGCCCGGACCGGCCTCCGCCGAGGGCACGTCGAGCGAGTCGGTCGCCCACATCCAGGCGACGACCGAGGGCGACGGCCCCCGCACCCCCGACATCATCGCCACCAGCGCGAACAACGCGGTCGTGGCCTGGCGGGAGGGGATCGTGCCGGGCCAGGTCGACCACGGCCACATCCGGTACGCGTACACCACCAACGGCGGCGCGAACTGGAGCCACCCGCAGGTCCTCGCCCAGGACACCAGCGAGTACTCCTGGCACTTCGTGGTCCTCTACCAGAACGGCAGCGAGCTCTTCGCCTACCTCGGCCGGACCAAGTCGTCCGCCGACAACAACTCGGGCCTGCCGATCGACGCCATCGTGGTCAAGCGCAGCACCGACGAGGGCCACACCTGGCAGAACTACCCCGTCACCATGCCGCTCGACCTCCCGGACACGACCGCCGACGAGGGACTCGCGAACCTCATCTTCGCCGGACGTCCGGTCAAGCTCGCGAACGGCAAGCACGTCATCCCGT of the Streptomyces sp. NBC_00287 genome contains:
- a CDS encoding RICIN domain-containing protein, which translates into the protein MPVKTLTKIAAVAATAVCAVSFSATAHAEDDYRPLENRSTGKCLAVPNSSQTAGTGLIQWECNNFSEQDWTLTGVAGGDGNRYIIRNLNSKLCIAIPNSSTTLGTQAVQWGCDSRKTEQVFIKDSWGRLRNLNSDLCLAVPNSSTANGTEIIQWTCTENFNQRWVY
- a CDS encoding RICIN domain-containing protein, whose product is MNLHRKAAAVLAAAALICAPVLTGSSLTGSVPAAAAAEAVVNARLFNQGTGFCLANPASNPDNGTVMVQWTCSYSESNYWSLQPMTGGGYHVVNKASGKCLAIPGGDPTPGVKAIQWGCGTEQGDEQVWLHDGDERLKNAKTGLCLAIPNTSPTVGIQAVQWGCGTNKDQQWLW
- a CDS encoding sialidase family protein gives rise to the protein MAVVTRKRAVPALLTALVLAVVAGLLLPGPASAEGTSSESVAHIQATTEGDGPRTPDIIATSANNAVVAWREGIVPGQVDHGHIRYAYTTNGGANWSHPQVLAQDTSEYSWHFVVLYQNGSELFAYLGRTKSSADNNSGLPIDAIVVKRSTDEGHTWQNYPVTMPLDLPDTTADEGLANLIFAGRPVKLANGKHVIPFWASGRENGVLISSDLKTWTAGGIVPDPSNLDAAEPQIAVSQDDPNKLVMVARSIGTQTRAATATSSDGGLTWTPFTLDSNLPSLNSKVQFIKDSNGQYLSLYNTATNRDILNYKTKRPGAAWSAGKFFANGATADKDPDQQGTTGAGWDTYPMADEYAPGKFYVAWEFDTSRIKVNKLDISDAP